The Melospiza melodia melodia isolate bMelMel2 chromosome 19, bMelMel2.pri, whole genome shotgun sequence genome includes the window ATTGTGGCTCCCCTgtctgcttccctggcaaacCTGGCCAGGTCACCACgtgtcccagcagagcccagaacACACCAGTGCTAATGTTCTGCCAAGCATTCAAATCATTTATCAAGACCTGAAGAAGCTCAGGGGAGGGCACAGAACAGAGAAGGAAAGTTGGGGGTTTGCTGTTCTGAATCAAATTGGCGAAAGGAGCTTTTTAAGTAAAATCAACCCTGTGATATTTTAACATGTATCAGGCTGAAAATAGTGCAGCAGTTTATGGGTAGAAGCGTTACCCTCAAATGAACTTGCACTCTGTTAATAACATCATTGTCTGCCATTTTTGGCCGTGTTTCTGCTAAGGCCATTAGTAGAGTAAATGATAGATGAGCTGTAGTTTTAAAATTATACCTATTTGAGCTCTTATTCTGCCCATGAGGGGAATATCCTGGAGCTGAAATGTTAGATCCAGTCACAGAGTCACTGTTGAGCTTCCATTTCTGCAGACATTGCACGTCCCCCCGGATAGGTGATCACAGCTGGCTCTGCATCATTTCCCAAGTGTGAAAGGGAGATGATTGCCATTAGAGCAAGGTGACTCTTCCATCAGGGCAGGCAGTTCGTGTGGTAAAAGTAATATTGAAATGACAAAAACATCTTTAGTGTTTGACTCGCGACTTTACTCCTTTCTCTAGAAAGATCCTTTGTGATATTCTGATTTCTGATTCAAACCCAGCTCCTCACCATTTTTTggctggccagggctggccattTTGCCTGCTCTGATTTGACAGCTCACATTAACCATGCTCTCTGGCTATGAGCCCATGTCAAATAGCTGATCAACTTGCTCCTGCACCTTTCATTTACTAGCTAAAGCTCTCACCAATACTTCTAACAATGAAGCCATAGGTAGAGAAACCCTAAGTTGGCCTTATTGAAGTAATTTTTCAAGAAACACCATCTGATAGCCTCAGGGTTTCATGGTGCTCACTAGCAGTCTGAGGGAATGATTCTCCTGCCCATGGAACTGACTGTGGAGGAACCATTTGAGGTGTTGTAGGAGATGGGCTGAACTGTGTGTTGGTAAACCTGTGGGAGGTTGAAAGGTGAGGATGGCCAATCTCATTACACAAGAAAATACAGCATCTCCTTTCGAAATCAGCAGAATCTGCTTTGGTAAAGTTCAATGTCTGACCCATCATGGTCAGTGGGAACTCTAACCATTGCTCATTCCCGCCTTTCAGATTCACCAAGATGAAGACAGCCACCAACATTTACATCTTTAACCTCGCCCTGGCTGACACCCTGTGCCTGATGACCTTGCCCTTCCAGGGAACAGACACATTCCTGGGCTTCTGGCCCTTTGGCAATGTCCTGTGCAAGATTGCCATCTCCATTGACTACTACAACATGTTCACCAGCACCTTCACGCTGACCATGATGAGCGTGGACCGCTACATCGCCATCTGCCACCCCATCAAAGCCCTGGACATCCGCACGCCCCACAAGGCCAAGGTGGTCAATGTTTGCATCTGGGCACTGGCTTCTGTCTTTGGCATCCCAGCCATGGTGATGGGATCTGCAGAGAATGAGAACAATGGTCAGTAAAACTGCACCCAGTGGGAGGGACATGAGAGCTCAGGGAGAGGGGGCCACTTTCATCTGTGGGGTGAGGCCTCTGCTGTAAATCTTAATTCTTAATTCTTAAATCTTAATTCTGCCCCTGCCACTCTGTatcactgctgctgcttttctcgTGTTAAACATGGAATTATGCAAGGAATTGAGCATTAAACATAGAATTGTTATGTTAAATtgggaaagacctctgagatcatcaagtcgaACCATTAACCTAAGTAACCAAACTAATCTGAATGTGCAGACACTTTTCTGCTTCTTCTGCGTTTGCTGATCTTCCAtgcctttttggttttttaactcTTGCAGAGATTGATTGTCTAATTAAGCTCCCTTCTCCCGTGGACTACTGGGACCCAGTGTTTGGCATCTGcgtctttctcttctccttcatGATCCCTGTGTTGATCATCACCATTTGCTACAGCCTCATGATCCGGCGGCTCAAGAACGTCCGCGTCCTCTCGGGCTCCAAGGAGAAGGACCGCAACCTGCGGCGCATCACCCGcatggtgctggtggtggtggcagtCTTCATCGTTTGCTGGACTCCCATCCAGATCTTCGTGCTGGTGCAGTGCTTGGGAGCCAAGGCAGAGAGCGAGCTGGAGCTGGCCATCTCCTGCTTCTGCACCGCGCTGGGCTACGCCAACAGCAGCCTGAACCCCGTGCTCTACGCCTTCCTGGATGAGAACTTCAAGGCGTGCTTCAAGAAGTTCTGCTTCCCCACCGCCTTCAGGACCGAGCTGCAGATGTCCAACAGGATGTGCAGCATTGCCAAGGATGTGGCCTACGCCTGCAAGAACTCGGAGGGGACTAACAATCCGGCCTGACTAGGCATGGAAATCCCCATGGCGGCTGTCGCCCAGCAGAGTCCGACCACCCCCACGTCAGAACTGACTCAGATAACGGCCCTTTAGCAGGACCTCAAAACTGAGAGGTGAGAAACCAAGGAAACAATTGTGGGGGTTGGGAAAACTGGATGCTGCGAGAGCACGCAGAGAAAGTCAGCCCATCTGATGCATTTTAAATTTCCAGTGCATCCTGCACTGAGGAACGTGTTTGAAATCAGCCCGCTGATTCCTGCgaaaccctgggggtttgcaaCATTATTGAGAGTTTGGGAATTAAGGGTTTAAAATAGGCATCGCTCCTGGGGCTtacactcctgctgctgctgctgggagacaGACAGAATGTGAACTCTTGCATTGCTTTTTTCCTCCCTGGCTGGAGGTGTTAACAGCTCGCCTGGCTCACCAGGCGCTCGTGTGCGGGTTTTCCTCCTGTGCCATCGCTCTGAAATCAGACTTTGCTGCAGCCAAAGTGGGCAGGAGCCATCAGACAAAACCCAAGATCATCTCCAGGATGAGTCATCGCGCAGGCAAggatgcagggagggagaggagggagctgaCGGGAAGAGAAATTCAAACTGCCTTGGAAGGAcagcgccagctcctgcagatgggATCTGCAGTGAACCCCCCCCTCTcagaggggagcagggtggggagaAGGGACTGTCAGAGCTGATGGTGTCGctctgaagaggaagaagaaaaaagactgAGGAAATGAACACAATTTCTCAT containing:
- the OPRL1 gene encoding nociceptin receptor, whose protein sequence is MDPLFPARIFEDPDLRKLLNDSSMLNLSFLPSNWFNNSTGDGFLPLSIKITIVVVYSIVCIVGLVGNCSVMYVIVRFTKMKTATNIYIFNLALADTLCLMTLPFQGTDTFLGFWPFGNVLCKIAISIDYYNMFTSTFTLTMMSVDRYIAICHPIKALDIRTPHKAKVVNVCIWALASVFGIPAMVMGSAENENNEIDCLIKLPSPVDYWDPVFGICVFLFSFMIPVLIITICYSLMIRRLKNVRVLSGSKEKDRNLRRITRMVLVVVAVFIVCWTPIQIFVLVQCLGAKAESELELAISCFCTALGYANSSLNPVLYAFLDENFKACFKKFCFPTAFRTELQMSNRMCSIAKDVAYACKNSEGTNNPA